In Syntrophorhabdales bacterium, a single window of DNA contains:
- a CDS encoding (2Fe-2S)-binding protein, protein MTATKARKAQAKTPQSESVRLVVNGETFDLNIGERRGEIEPFHTLSHTLRETLGLTGTKISCDHGACGACTVIMDGKAVLSCKILTVECDGKTITTIEGLRNRETGKLDPLQQAFIDHTAFQCGFCTPGMIVTARALLDKNPQPSEDEVKEALSGNFCRCVSHYHVIRAVMSVAKPEEVSDGR, encoded by the coding sequence ATGACAGCAACAAAAGCAAGAAAGGCACAGGCGAAAACTCCGCAGAGTGAATCCGTACGACTCGTTGTCAATGGAGAGACGTTCGATTTGAACATCGGCGAGAGGCGAGGAGAGATTGAACCTTTTCACACCCTGTCACATACGCTGCGGGAGACATTGGGCCTTACAGGGACGAAAATCTCATGCGATCACGGGGCGTGCGGGGCATGTACCGTGATCATGGACGGGAAGGCAGTTCTCTCCTGCAAGATTCTCACTGTCGAGTGCGACGGCAAGACAATTACGACTATCGAAGGTTTGAGAAACAGGGAGACGGGCAAGCTTGATCCTCTGCAGCAGGCCTTTATCGATCACACTGCCTTTCAGTGCGGCTTCTGCACGCCGGGCATGATCGTGACGGCGAGGGCGCTCCTCGACAAGAACCCGCAGCCGAGTGAAGACGAGGTGAAAGAAGCGCTGTCGGGAAATTTCTGCCGGTGTGTCAGCCACTACCACGTCATCCGGGCTGTCATGTCCGTTGCTAAGCCTGAGGAGGTGAGCGATGGGCGGTAA